From one Tetragenococcus osmophilus genomic stretch:
- the dhaM gene encoding dihydroxyacetone kinase phosphoryl donor subunit DhaM codes for MKTSLLLLSHSKEITDGIKKMIEQMQTSNDVSIYSLGGTVDNEIGSDPIKIVDAVNEADEEDQFLVFADIGSAIMNAEMAQDMLEEEQQKRYYLVDAPLVEGAFAAAITASTTSDVQQMISEAQNAGEKDWS; via the coding sequence ATGAAAACCAGCCTTTTGCTACTTTCTCATAGTAAAGAAATTACGGATGGAATCAAAAAGATGATCGAACAAATGCAAACGTCAAATGATGTATCCATCTATTCCTTAGGTGGTACAGTAGATAACGAGATAGGTTCTGATCCGATAAAAATTGTTGATGCGGTCAACGAGGCGGATGAAGAAGATCAATTCTTAGTTTTTGCCGATATTGGAAGTGCCATTATGAATGCGGAAATGGCGCAAGACATGCTAGAAGAAGAGCAACAAAAGCGTTATTATCTGGTAGATGCTCCTTTAGTTGAAGGCGCCTTTGCTGCGGCGATCACGGCTAGTACGACAAGTGACGTGCAACAAATGATCTCAGAAGCACAAAACGCTGGGGAAAAAGATTGGTCATAA
- a CDS encoding FAD-dependent oxidoreductase, which translates to MKVIVVGSSHGGYEAVRELLMDEPDTEIQWYEKGDFISFLSCGMQLYLEGYVKNVNDVSYATPEEMRSKGVSVFVEQEITAIDPDKRTVHVINHQDGTERDETYDKLILSPGAVPATLPVEGTDLENVYAMRGRDWAIKLKQKTVDPDVRNVVIVGAGYIGIEAAEVFANAGMNVTVIDVLPRMLDTYLDEEFTDILTKEMENNNVQAAPGQNIQRFEGKDGKVSKVVTDQGTYDADLVVVAAGIKPNTKWLGDTLELTSGGLIQIDDYLQTSVPDIYAIGDATLVKFAPTDGKETRIALASNARRQGRFAAKNALGYKKAMPSVSGSSALSLFDYNFASTGIKEGTAETYGVETMSTLVTDSYRPPFVPEKHGNAEVYFKLTYDPNTTRILGGQIMSREDVTQNINVISLAIQEKLTLEDLAYADFFFQPDFDRPWSILNVGAQQALRDVENRK; encoded by the coding sequence ATGAAAGTTATCGTTGTTGGCTCTTCCCACGGTGGATACGAAGCAGTTCGTGAATTATTGATGGATGAACCAGATACAGAAATCCAATGGTATGAAAAAGGGGACTTCATCTCGTTCTTGTCTTGTGGTATGCAGCTTTATCTTGAAGGCTATGTCAAAAATGTAAATGACGTCAGCTATGCAACGCCAGAAGAAATGCGATCAAAAGGCGTTTCTGTGTTTGTCGAGCAAGAAATTACAGCTATTGACCCAGATAAGCGTACGGTTCACGTTATTAACCATCAGGATGGTACAGAACGCGATGAAACTTATGATAAATTGATCCTAAGCCCTGGTGCTGTTCCTGCAACCTTACCTGTTGAAGGCACCGATTTGGAAAACGTCTATGCGATGCGCGGTCGTGACTGGGCAATTAAATTAAAACAAAAAACGGTTGATCCAGACGTGCGTAATGTAGTTATCGTTGGTGCTGGATATATCGGTATTGAAGCTGCAGAAGTTTTTGCCAATGCTGGCATGAACGTAACAGTAATCGATGTATTACCAAGAATGTTGGACACTTACTTGGATGAAGAATTTACAGATATTTTAACAAAAGAAATGGAAAATAATAACGTCCAAGCTGCTCCTGGGCAAAATATCCAACGCTTTGAAGGAAAAGATGGAAAAGTCAGCAAAGTTGTGACTGACCAAGGGACTTATGATGCAGATCTAGTTGTTGTGGCTGCAGGAATTAAACCAAACACAAAATGGTTAGGAGATACATTAGAACTAACGTCTGGTGGTTTAATTCAAATTGATGACTACCTACAAACCAGTGTCCCAGATATTTATGCCATTGGGGATGCTACTTTAGTAAAATTTGCTCCAACTGACGGCAAAGAAACACGTATTGCTTTAGCTTCCAATGCTAGACGTCAAGGACGTTTTGCTGCTAAGAATGCTCTAGGGTACAAAAAGGCGATGCCAAGTGTTTCTGGCTCTAGTGCACTTTCACTTTTTGATTATAATTTTGCTTCTACAGGAATTAAAGAAGGAACGGCTGAAACGTATGGTGTAGAAACAATGTCTACATTGGTAACGGACAGTTATCGTCCACCATTTGTCCCAGAAAAACACGGTAACGCAGAAGTTTATTTCAAATTAACCTATGATCCAAATACGACAAGAATTTTGGGTGGCCAAATCATGTCTAGAGAAGATGTTACACAAAATATAAATGTGATCTCTCTAGCTATTCAAGAAAAATTGACATTGGAAGATCTAGCTTACGCAGATTTCTTCTTCCAACCAGATTTTGATCGACCTTGGAGTATTCTAAACGTAGGTGCTCAACAAGCTTTACGCGATGTAGAAAATAGAAAATAA
- the dhaK gene encoding dihydroxyacetone kinase subunit DhaK, with product MKKIINQTDDIIEEMLRGLSASYPGLVHRIEDSRVIAKNENKKQVALVSGGGSGHEPSHAGFVGDGMLSAAVAGDVFTSPTPDQIQIAMQEADQGEGVLLIVKNYTGDNLNFEMAQEMAEMDDIQSKIVVVDDDIAVEDSEFTAGKRGVAGTVLVHKILGNAARSGASLDELKQLGDDVVKKIKTIGLALHAATVPEVGKPGFELAEDEIEYGVGIHGEAGYRREKLQPSKDLAKELVSKILSDYDKQPQKMGVLVNGMGGTPLMEQFIFMNDVLNLLKEQNIEVTFHKVGNYMTSLDMEGVSLTLIDLDDETIKEALESEVITISW from the coding sequence ATGAAAAAAATTATTAACCAAACAGATGATATTATTGAAGAAATGTTACGAGGCTTATCAGCGAGTTATCCTGGTCTCGTTCATCGCATAGAAGATTCTCGTGTCATTGCCAAAAATGAGAATAAAAAACAAGTCGCCTTAGTTTCTGGCGGAGGTAGCGGTCACGAACCTTCACATGCGGGTTTTGTAGGCGATGGGATGTTGAGTGCTGCCGTAGCTGGCGATGTCTTCACCTCGCCTACCCCTGACCAAATTCAAATAGCCATGCAAGAAGCTGACCAAGGCGAAGGTGTTTTATTGATCGTCAAAAATTATACAGGTGATAATTTAAATTTTGAAATGGCTCAAGAAATGGCGGAAATGGACGATATTCAGTCTAAAATTGTGGTGGTTGATGACGATATCGCGGTTGAAGACAGTGAATTTACTGCAGGCAAACGAGGGGTTGCAGGGACCGTTCTGGTGCATAAAATTTTAGGAAACGCCGCTCGTAGTGGGGCTTCTCTAGATGAATTAAAGCAACTAGGCGATGACGTCGTGAAAAAAATTAAAACAATCGGTTTAGCCTTGCATGCAGCGACCGTTCCTGAAGTAGGGAAACCTGGTTTTGAGCTAGCAGAAGATGAAATTGAGTATGGCGTGGGTATTCACGGAGAAGCAGGTTACCGTCGTGAAAAATTACAACCTTCTAAAGATTTAGCCAAAGAATTAGTTAGCAAAATTTTGTCCGACTATGACAAGCAACCTCAAAAAATGGGGGTATTGGTCAATGGAATGGGCGGTACACCTTTGATGGAACAATTTATTTTCATGAATGATGTGTTAAATCTGTTAAAAGAACAAAATATTGAAGTGACTTTCCATAAAGTGGGCAACTATATGACTTCTCTTGACATGGAAGGGGTCTCGTTAACTCTCATTGACTTAGACGATGAAACAATCAAAGAAGCTTTAGAAAGTGAAGTTATTACGATTTCTTGGTAA